DNA from Drosophila gunungcola strain Sukarami chromosome 3L unlocalized genomic scaffold, Dgunungcola_SK_2 000014F, whole genome shotgun sequence:
AGGGTTCTgtaaaaattatgtatatCATATAAAACTTATGCCTAGTCTAGGTGTCGAGCGGGGTTATAGTATATAGCAAATGGTAGTTGGCTTCACCTCGACTCCCCGTTTACTTTCGGTCTGTGTTAATGGGTGATAAGGAAAGGGGAGAGGGGGTACTTGTTTGCTTGCTTATCGGCTTGCTTGGTCTTGTAATATGTATACAATTtatcatatatttataaacattagtTCCCACTGATGTTACGTCTTTTGCAGCAGCTCGCTTTGTGGGCTGGGCGGACTTGGCTGCTGCTGGTTCAACATGGTCGGAGCAGACAGCGTGGTTGCCTGGGTAATAACTGTCGTGGCAGAGATggtctgttgctgctgctgctgctgctgctgttggtgctgctggtgcagCTGGTTCGGCGCCTGCTGCAGCTCCTGGGGATGCTGCTGGTTGGTCTGATTGTTCAGCGGCTGGTTCGAATTGCAGAGCACCGAGTAGACGGAATCAACTTTGCTAAGCTTCTCAAAGAGCGGGATCAGTTCGCGCAGTTCACAGTCGGTCACATCGTCAAACCAGGATTTCACAGGAACCTTTAACGGCAAACCACAAAGTTATTGTGTGCTTTAAACTGGCAAACCCCTTTTACTTACTGCATTGTCTGGATGAAAGATATAACTGGCCGGTGAATTGTCGACGATGACAATTTTCTGCAAATCCCGCCCCAGACGATTCAGATCCTTAATGTAATTACCCCTGTAGTAAACGCATGATTCCCTAAACAGTCTTGCGCGAAAAACGTTCCATCTGAAatggtatttatttaaatgttttattaatattaaccAATACTTGATTTGAGCTACTTACTTGTCTAACAGATCGGCAACGGGATCTGCATATTTGGCTAGTGATGCTGTAAACAAAACGCACTCGTACAGTTCACCCATCTTCTGCAGAAACTCATCCACATGCGGTCGCTTCAGAACGTACACCTGATGTACGGTCCCATCGATCTCCACTGGAACTATGAAATCAGCATTCGGTATGGGCTGAAAAATATACCAAATtcacattattattatatggAATTTTTGAGGATCCCGATCCTGTAGATGAACTCACCTTAAAACTACTGTGCACTAGGGTCTCATCCAAATCGATGACCATGCACTTTCTGTGCATATCGGTGAGCCTAACCTGAGGTAGTAGGTACCTTTGTTGGTCCGGTAATGGTGGCGGTGTTGTTGAACCATCGATTTGTGTGCCATTCTGGTTGGTTTTCGTTCGGTTTCGTCGCCAACAGCAAAGCAGAGATTGGATGAATCCTCGCTTCTGTGGCTTTAGTCGATCCACATCGTCTGCAATCGAAAATGttggtttagttttattttaataattaaatataatattaaaaacattaaattaataatacaataCAAGAACAAAGACCTCAGAaatgtctaaaaaaaaaagtagaaagATGATAGCACGTGATACAAAGTGTGTTACTTTCAGAGTTTGGtcttttttaaaagtctttgATTTTTACCAAAGTCAATACGTGTTTACTTTATCCTTActaacttaaaaatacaagaTCACAGAAAATCTCATAAGTTCTGGGTTGTTATACACctatttcaataaaacaaactaatCAGTAATAGTGAACGTACTAAACCATATCATAAATCTTGACAAGGATATCAAAATACCAAAACATTCCttcttttaaactttatatatttaatagaatTCCAAGcattccttgatgactcctccattaatttaaacaaaattccaGTCGCCTCATAAAAACTTCTCCCGCAATATTTAAGACCCCTAAATACGCTCACGATGTTTCCCACACGCGcctatatattttctttccaTTTTCGTCTGGGTGTTTCGCCTTGCTCAGATTACTATTTACAGTTTGCGCCCCATAATGACATAAACATTGTCTGTTTGGTTTGCTACATTtgcataaaacaaatatagcTCTATTCCAATTTCTATATCTGGTTAATACTGCAGTGCATGCCATGCAGacaatttgttttagtttttcgttTGGCCGCCAGTGTGTTttggtttgtgtttttgtgcgaaaatgtttaaaaatagaagTCAAAGGCAAAACTAGAAGGCAACCACAGTGCGGTGCGTGGGGGAGGAAACATGCGTTTAATCGATGGGAAATGCTATAATTGCATGCAAACACACAGTAGCAGATAGAGCGAGTCAGCGAGTTATAGTGAAACTTCTCATTGAAAGCCCCACAATATAGCTATGAATTAATaacataaccaaaaatatatattgtaaattaataaCTCCTTTTGTCTTAGTGATATTTCAACAAGTTTTCAGTGCTCGTTTGTCTTTATCTCAATTACTCCCCTTTTTAGCAATGAGctcaatatataaatataagatttGAGAAAAGCGCTAAATCATTGTTAGCATTAAGTAATCATTAGCGAAAAATTGGTTAGTTTGGTTAAAGTAAGCGCAGAAACAAGGCTTAAATTATAGATGCAATCTAAACTGATTTTTGTGAAAACACAGTTTTACTACCAAAGTAGTtatatcaaagaaaaaaaaattatattatatataagtGTGTAGTGAAGTATATTAATTGCTTAATGAACCCTTTCAGAATAAagacaaattacaaaaactataaaaatggTAGAGTTTAAGTTAAAGTAGTTTCACTGTAGCAAATACAACGAGTCAGCGAGATAGTTAGTTGgttagatagatagatagaagGTCACAGGTTGACCTTTAAGCTGGCTTGAGGTGCGGCCACCTTGGCTTAAAGGAATGAGGGGTGGCgaatggggggggggggggggagtcAGGAATAGGGGATAGCGAAAATGCGTCCGTCCGCCATTTGCATTGTGTGGCAACAAAAGGAAACAGCAGTCAAACATCACTTAGCAGGGAAAACAAGCTTCAAGTGAGTgatgtgggtggtggtgggtggtggtggatGGCTAAAGGGGTTAGTGATGGTGGAAAGCGGTAAGAGAGCGTCCTTCTTGCTGGCTAAGCTAGACGTAACGGTTCATTGAACCGTTAACCAAGTGAAAACTGAGCTCAGGATGGGACGAgctttttctttctgtgtcgCAATTTTAACCATACCCTTTCTTATTGAAGGTTTCAGAAATGGTCGAGCTCCAATCATGGgatactttaataaaatatcgTTACATTGTGAgcttaataaaaatcaataagtaGTCGTTCAGAGGATAATCTTAAAtcatatttacatttattattttttttttttaattaattgagataaaataatttaaaatacgtCAACTACAGTTAACCTATAAAACTACCAAGGagtaaaaagaacaaaatattttcaaatatgtccaaaaaatatttggcgAATGGAAAGGTGTTCAAGCTTTTAGTGATAATGCATATTAACGGCTTCTAGGATTGTATCATGCGAAAAGTGGTCTACAAAGGGTACAAAAACGTACcatttctttcttgttttgtttccTAATGTATTTTTTCCGCATAGAACCCTTGCAAGTGAAGTGCAAATGCACTTGAATATTTTATGAGCGTGTGCTCTTGTtgtagttgctgctgcttctctgGCATAATGAAAGCTTTTTCCAGCGTCTGGCATTTGTAATTATTAGGCAGGTGAACCTGCTTTCTCCTCCCCCTTCCCTCAGCCTTCACCTCTTTTCCGCTCCTTCCGCTCCACCCCTCAACTTTTTGCATAACTTTGCATAAAAGGGGCCGAAAGCCAAGCCGAAACACTCAACTTGTTGAAACTGCTCTGTATCCTTGCTGATTATTGATAGGCAATCTATATTTGGGTCGTCGATGGAGCAACACCTTCAACCAACCAACAAACCAATCCACTCCAaacacccacccacccacatcACACTCAAATATGCTTTTGTCCTATTTTTAAGGTGTTTCAGGCAATGCGTCGCTGGATTTGTGTGGGCAGCAGGTTCGCATTCTTCTTGTGCTCGTTTCCAGACATATTTAGATGACCATATTTATAGCTCATTATTGGGGCAACAATCTGTCATGACTCTATGAGATTCTTTTTTAATAGACAGCCAAATTTGGGCCGAAAGTATGCGAAACGAGAAATACTAAATATTTCAATGCGCTCGAGAGCAATTATTTTGTTCAGATTGCCTTTGATGTtcgcaaatcaaaattaatggtAAAAGGCAATAGCTGTGAAAATACAAACATCTGAAGTTCGTGGAAATGTTTGAGTCTTTAATTATGTAggtgtaatttttttcattatatcacttaaacaataaataaccTAATTGAAGTTATTGAGATTTGATTCTCTTCAGCTTAACAGAATCCAATGAATTTCTAAACCAGTTATACAAGGTTTATTATAGCAAATAGCAACAAATGTaatgaattttatataatgTTCCTAAGTATAATACAATTGCTCGAATCAAAGTTCTCTGgagtaaaagcaaaaaaaaaaccaaatgcaGTATTTAATTTAGAGTATATTGGCAGAGGGCAAGCTTTAAAATCACAGAgttatgtaaaattaaaattataaaaacaagaaaggaagcaaagtgcggcaaaccgaagtttattacccttgcagttattgcaaaaattaaatattcttgaaaacacttaaatttcgatttttatgcgtaaatgtttaataacatTGATTATgctcagctcaattattattaatatttccaaaagaattaaaaaaaaaaaacaaaaattgagaaataacattgaaaaaaattttttttttttttttataatatatagtcgtccgattttcatgaaattaaaaccttaattctgaaatatttaaccgttactacatctcgaagaactaatacaaaaataatactatGGGAGCTACATGCTATAGATGTCcgatccgacttatgtactacctgcaatagaaagacaacttttgggaaagtttcatgctgATAGCCTTAAAACTGAGAATCTAGTTTACGTTATATATAATTACGTTACTGTgttactgaaattataataccttctgcaagggtataaaaaaaatacagacaAGGACGACAGCAACTACAATCGGTGCattaattaatgcaaatgCGAGTCCTTCTCCGCCAGACTGTTAAACGGCCTCACGCGTCAATTGGGCTTGGTTTTCAGGATAATTCGCCAACATACACATCCATTAAAGCCAACACACCCGTCTATATGTATTCTCCACTGATGCGGAACGGCAATGGCAATTTCTAaagattttcttttgttataaTTTGAACATATTTCTTTGACAACTTTCGGTTCTGTTGGCGGGCAAGGTCTCTTTTTGTCAGATAGGGAGAGGGCAACACGTCAAGGGGGGTATTAtttgataattaatttaaaacaaataaaacaaaaattcataaGAAATCGAGAATATAATTGCCTAAATGCCGCACACACAGTGAACGTTTTTTATTCGACTCTCGGCCACAGACGCTTATCTaatcaaaatgtttgttaTCTGGTGGGGGCACACTATGATATCATTCTTGCCGATTCCAAGAGCAACAAAAATATCACACAGTCTCGACCTTCAGCATATTTATGgagctcttttttattttctgttttttaaatttcaagatAGAGACGGCTCAAAATTTAAGCCGCAGCAGAAGACGATGGCAAACAAAGTTAATGGCACGTGATATAAATGGgcaaaaaaatgtcaattatCACAGTATATATAGataaaacgaaattttttttacataatttaattttgcatcaAAACCTGATTATTTTAGGAAACATTATTGTTtctaaaaatgtgttaaataaGGGTATTTCTTTAATGTTCCTGTGGAAACACCTGTCTTACAGTTTCCGAAAACTCAATTCCGTCATCTGTAGAAACTGCAGCACCCCCATATAGCCTTTGTTTTTGGGGGTTGGCCTTTATTTAACCCCCATCGTAGTTCAACGAACCTATGTCAACCATGGAGATAAAATCTCAATGTACAGAACTCGTTGACCTTtatcgatttaaaaaaaaggaaaacctaAGGTCTTGTCTTGTCTGTTTGTATTAAGTATATAGGAAACAGCATCGAAAAAGATTTTGCACGCAGTCCGCTCATCTTTAGCcgtatataatattatttttttaataattaggCATTGCAATGCATCTGTTCTCTGTCTGTTTCGTGTCTTTCATAGCCCATAGGGTCGTAACTCAAATACACTTTTAAGTAGAAGCAATCtcgtttttttcaaaaattatattgaaaaaaaaattatgtttgccaatttctaaatatatttttggaaataaatacaattgtGTTTTCAATAAGAATCTtttaactttcccaaaaattatTGGGTTGGTTGATATTTTTGGATTGGCCTAATAATTgcatattatttaatgtttattcatttaaattataaatacaaaattcagAATAAGAACTAAATGTTTATACTATGTTCctttttagctatttttggTTAGGGGCAATAAATGccgtaataaaaaaataataatataaatattttagcgCACAAATATATGTGTTAATATATGTGATATGTTTATTGGAAACAAGTGTAAACATTTCAGCATGTTACCGACCGATTTAGATTTTCCCGTTTTCccaaatttgtttatgtacGAGATCTTTGAACTCAATTCGCaatctttaaaataacattatttttctattttgagACCCGCTCaataagttttgaaaaataataaatattcgaAAAAGGGCGTAAAATCGAAGAAGAACGCGTTGTCTGTGTGTGCGGGAGTAATTTGGCTTCCAAGACCTtgagaaattgaaaaatcaCAGCAGTTCAGCTGAGGTGGCTAGGAATGAGAAATGAGATACTAGAAGAGCATTTGCGTTTGCCCATATGAACAATATAGATGTATTTATAAGCGAGGGTGACTTGCGGGTGGAGGGGGCTGTATGGCGAACatatatctatataaatatttatacgcGGTGAGGCAAAGCAAAAAGCACTTAGGCGGCGGCACCCACtctcaaataaaaaagaaaaacatatttcaaCTGTTGCTGTTCGCTGTTGCTGTTCGCTTGCCGGTTTGCCCCTATTGTCGTGCTCTTCGCACTCGCAAACCCACTCGcttacacacaaaaaaagctCAGATCAGAATATAAGTAGTATTATTAAAGGCTTAAGGTTTACAAACcactaatttaaattaacctCAATCTTGGCTCATAAATTTTGAACGAGGTTTAACTTCCATTgaattcaaaagttaaactaGCTTAGTTTAACttgattaaaaatagttttaatcaTGCAAAAGATTGACCAAgacttataatttaaaaacaaaaacccaaagCTTTCTTATCTTTTACCAAACACTCAAAGATAtaacttttttgtatttttccaaattattttatttaacattgtTCTTTAAACCCATGGGTATCTTCTTTTTGATCAGTGTACTACTATCTTGACCACAAGTGTTTGTACATACAGCTGCGATGACGTCTCGCTCATTATCTCACGCTCTCTCAATTGCCCAAAGCTCAACTAGTAAAAACCGCTTAAATCCCTATTTGGAACCCATTGGGATAACTTGATTTCTAAGATGTAGGCTcctaaattgttttttcgaTATATGTAGCTGGTGACACATATAGATCGGCGggcagataaaaaaaaatacatttatttgcgCCGAATTGGCAGCAATGTcgatcaaaatcaaaatcaaagtGAGCGAGCGACGTCGATTAACACCTAACCGCAAATAATTCTTATACATTATATATCAAGTATAGCTTGTACATGTGTGAACATGTATAAAAGGTGCAGTGGCGACCGCAGATTAGATTAAATTAGTAATTACTTTACTTTAAGACGTTCATCGCGGTTTTTTCTATGTCAAGCCCCACCCCTCTCtctgcacagaaaaaaataccgatcttaaatcaaaaaaatatttacgttTCTTATATCTTATGTTAACTAATTTTGAGTGAAAGAAATTGAACATTTCTCCTAAAAAGTTATAATCAGTATATTTTTAGACTATACGctgatttaataataaagttaaaatcataaaaattaacattaactTTTGTCGATATTTTTCTTTCGGTGAGCTTAGCCCGCTCTCTTTGACTCTCACCATTCatttattcattcattcattacAACCATCTCGCAACCTTTAAGCTACGCTTTTGTTGTTCGTCtgttgctttgtttgtttgtttgcgtCACTGTAAAAAACACACAACTAGTTTTATTTTGCTCTCTCTTCCTCTCTATCTCTTTTCATACCGGTTttcctatattttttcttaacttttttttatgttttctgcTGCTTTTTACTGTGCAATTTAATTGGCAGTTTCTATTGTTGGACCCTCGAAAGTAAACATGCAAAGGCAGTTAAGTgaacgaaaagaaaataaaatagcagAAAAGAAAAGGCTTTCGTGTCGAAATTCCATGACGTCACACGAGCCGAAAGACGTCATCAATTGATTACAGGTGGGAGTGGGCCAGTGGGTGGCCAATGGGCGGTAATTGGGCGGTGGGTGGCCGCAGAGTTGCAACTGCGTCgcaaaataattcaataacCACAGAAACGAAGCGAGCAAGTGGTTAGATCATTCACAATGGCCAACGAACAAGTAAATACTGTGAACTGAATAAAAAGGGGGCGAAACAAACACAACAGACACAATTGGAGTGAAAATAATTCTactattatatattataataatggAAACCGGGTACAAATATTGTAACGTTTTGAGATTAactaaatttcttttttatctaCTTGCCattcaaaaatactttttttttacaagtgcccgtaataattaaattatttattacaataaTTTGTTCTCAGACTAAactatgattttattttataatggtAATACGCTTAAATTAAGAAGTTCTAAAATAGTCCCCCAATCTTGAATTCTATTTGAATGCTTCTTCTTAAAAATGAAGTATGGGGCATGGGGTATGGGGTTTtcagtaaaacattttttatttcagtcaGAGAATTTAGAGGTATTTAGGCTGGAGTtgaaatcataaatttaaataaagcagttgtaatttaatttgatgcGACTTACAGAAAGTATAAGTACAGGTGAACTTTAGTTAAAGTGAAATTGTTcaagaaaatttaagtttttcccttgaaattaaaaaaagatcgCGTTTATCTACATGcaaggtttttaaaatacacaagcatatgtatttttggtttttattaattcaccTATAATGTGTGCcctgtatattttatataaaacaagaaggaaagcaaacttcggcaagccgaagttcatatacccttgcagctattgcattaattaaatacttttgaaaacatttaaattatgatttacttgagtatgtgctaaaaaaaaacattgaaactatgattatttgcagctcaattattagatagttattttatatatttttattatttctatgggagctatatgctatagacgtccgattttgataaaatttataccataattctgaaataattaaacattgctatatgtcgaagaactaaacaaaaaattaaaaaacagaaaagttataatttttttcatttatttttccgattgttcctatgggagctatatgctatagtcgtccgattttgatgaaattgaaaccgtaattctgaaatattaaaccattactatatctcgaagaactaaacaaaaaattaaaaaacagcaaagttataatttttttttcatttatttttccgattgttcctatgggagctatatgctatagtcgtccgattttgatgaaatttaaaccgtaaatcggaaatattttaccattactatatgtcgaagaactaaacaaaaaattaaaaacagcaaagttataattttttttcatttatttttccgattgttcctatgggagctatatgctatagtcgtccgatccggctcgttccgactt
Protein-coding regions in this window:
- the LOC128260125 gene encoding phosphatase Herzog, which codes for MDATSIITQVSRDDEQLNVYPSYPNDKDDVDRLKPQKRGFIQSLLCCWRRNRTKTNQNGTQIDGSTTPPPLPDQQRYLLPQVRLTDMHRKCMVIDLDETLVHSSFKPIPNADFIVPVEIDGTVHQVYVLKRPHVDEFLQKMGELYECVLFTASLAKYADPVADLLDKWNVFRARLFRESCVYYRGNYIKDLNRLGRDLQKIVIVDNSPASYIFHPDNAVPVKSWFDDVTDCELRELIPLFEKLSKVDSVYSVLCNSNQPLNNQTNQQHPQELQQAPNQLHQQHQQQQQQQQQQTISATTVITQATTLSAPTMLNQQQPSPPSPQSELLQKT